The genomic DNA ATATCACCTAAAAATTCTCTACTTTTGTGCATACACTAAACATTCCTATGTGTTGTTGCATCGTTTGATTTGGTCTCAGGTTACAATCATTATCCTGAGCCTCCAGGAGCAAGAACAAGACACATATGGCTACCTGCTGCTGACCGTGCGACTGGCCACATGGAACCAGATTCTTGACCCATGGGTGTACATTCTTCTGCGCAAGGCGGTCTTGAGGAGACTCTACCTACTGGTGCAGCAGTGCCATAGTCCTTTCCCCAAACACACCTTTGGGTGGCGGTTTAGTGTACTGGGGAGTTCCGTGGAGACCAGCACCACCGCCAGCAGCAGAACAGATTGCATCTGCTTGGATCGAATATTCCTGCCAGGCACACTTATGAGACCCATAGCACAACTCCCCTGAGCAGGATAGGGTGATCTAGTAAAGAGAGAGCCATGGATGAAGCTGGCTCCGGCTCCCAGATTGGCACTTTTGAGAAGCTTATGAAAGTCATGACTGATTGTGCATGCATTAAAATTAATCCCCGATTAAGGCTTCAGAATTAAGCAGATGTGTGTCATATTTGTCAAGCATGCCATTTATACAGACTTACTTCAAACTCTGTGTTTTACAGATCGTTTGATTGCTGCAATGTCTCTGGTTCTGGACTATGAACATGCACCATGTGTTTGGATAGTGCTATTAAAAATGTTGTTTATCATGTGTTTAGGTTAAGACTAAGCTTCAACTCTTCCTCTCATGAAAAAAGAAAGTACAGCaattttacactttttaaataGCTTCTTTATGCAGGTTTTATAGTATGGCCTGCTTTAAGTTTGACTCCATTACTTAAAGCTACATAACACTTATTCTGGCATGCCTACATGTATAAAATTGTCAGTGGATTTATATGCTTTATAAACATCAGAAGAAAATAAGCTTGAGCGTGTATCAGTCAGTAGGCATATTTTTGTTTGCAGTGTTCCTGTATGTGCTGAAAGGTTTGATTATAAtgttatcacattatttatttatttttaatatttatatGATACACTTTTTAATGTTGGATTTCTAACTtgtgctgggaaaaaaaaagtgtcttATAAAGTTGTGTTGCAGTTCCAATCCCTACCAGCAGCAGTAGTATGTACCTGTAGGCTCGTAAAATAAATGTGACGTAACGTGTGTCGTCATTTCCGTCTTCTTCCTCCGCCGCATGCTTTTTCTGACCAGCTGTGGGTAGCAggtttgtatttattatttaaccCGAGAACGCTTCGGTGTTTGTCAGAACAGGTTATCCCACTGATTACACCTTTTGTACATCTTTATTTTCCGTAGATCAAGATGTCACGTGCCGTTTTTAATTTTGTGTTGACACTGCGGGTTGTCATCCTATGTAGCTGCCTAGCTAGCACAACTAGTTAGCTCGTCAGCTAAGTTAACTACCATGGTTACTGATGGCTAATAAGTTAGCCacctagttagctagctagctcatTCGGTCGTGTTCACTTGGGGAAAATATTTTACATATGACGTTTTTCAGCTCGTTTCGTCCGTTTTGGGTGTATTGGTACTAGTCTAGAGGTGTACTGCATGGTTCGAGCAGGCTAGGCGTGCTCTACAACGGCTGGTACCGCTCCGTGCTGCATTTGTAGCCCGCTAGCAGGCTCGCCGCTGCCCGGCCATTGTGTTGGAGGTCCGTAAGCGGGCGGTTCGGTCCGTAAGCGGGCGGTTCGGTCCGTAAGCGGGCGGTTCGGTCCGTAAGCGGGCGGTGCGGTCCGTAAGCGGGCGGTTCGTACTTCGCAGGTTTCCCGTGTTACTGATTTAACGCGAGCGAGCCTGCGATAGTTGGTTTGGTATTATTGAAACCCACAGTTTTTATTCCACTTCTCCTAGTGGCTGTAAAAAGCAACATAATTACACCATGTAATGGCACAGATACCATAATACTCGTGTTACTGCCAAATGattataatattttaatatattgtatatatatatatgtatatatgtattatattgtgtgtgtatatatagaacTGTTTTGTAATGCAGAAGGATGTTCAGGTGTGATGGGAACGGGCAGGAGGGTAGTTAGTTAGGGTTTAGTGTTTGGGCAGGAGGGTAGTTAGGGTTTAGTGTTTGGGCAGGAGGGTAGTTAGGGTTTAGTGTTTGGGCAGGAGGGTAGTTAGGGTTTAGTGTTTGGGCAGGAGGGTAGTTAGGGTTTAGTGTTTGGGCAGGAGGGTAGTTAGGGTTTAGTGTTCGGGCAGGAGGGTAGTTAGGGTTTAGTGTTTGGGCAGGAGGGTAGTTAGGGTTTAGTGTTTGGGCAGGAGGGTAGTTAGGGTTTAGTGTTTGGGCTTGAGGCGTCAACTGGGCTAACTAATGTAAAGAAAACTGTCACTAGTTATGCGTTTGCTTAGATGTCGGACATGGTTGTTTTTATGTGCTATCAAAATCTGAAATAACTCATGCCGAGTGCTTCTATGTGTTAGTTCTTTGGTAGAGTGAACTAGCCATCATTACAACTAAAATTTCTGGTCATGTAATGTTTTTATTATATGCAGCTTTAGCTGCTAATAGTAAATCTCAGATTGTTTTGTAATATGAAACTGCAGCAAAACCATTTACTTTTACAGAAGACAACATGAATCAAGAGAAACTGGCAAAACTTCAAGCCCAAGTGCGGATAGGGGGCAAGGTAACAAACTTCCATAAAAGGTTTAATAGAAATCCCATGGATTCACCAGATATGTGGCTATTTGGTTGGACATTGGTGCTTCGCTCTAAAACCCACCGTTATTACAGCTACCTCTCCCAACTGTCACATCTACAGTTTAACTGTCTTATTTTCGTCAGGGCACAGCACGTAGAAAGAAGAAGGTCGTTCACAGAACAGCAACAGCTGATGACAAAAAACTTCAGAGTTCATTAAAGAAGCTCGCTGTTAATAACATTGCTGGCATCGAGGAGGTACAGCACTAGTGTTTGTTGCTTGCTTCATTGCTGTCAAACCCCTGATAACCCTTTTGATTAACTTCTAAGACTTCTGCTGCTTAGCACGATTTATCTTGTCTGTAATTTGGTTGCCCGTCCTGTAGGTGAACATGATAAAGGATGACGGGACCGTGATCCACTTCAACAACCCCAAAGTGCAGGCGTCTTTGTCCGCCAACACGTTCGCCATCACGGGCCACGCAGAGACCAAGCAGCTGACGGAGATGCTCCCGGGCATTCTCAGCCAGCTCGGTGCAGACAGCCTCACGAGTCTGCGTAAGCTCGCTGAACAGTTCCCCAGACAAGGTGAGTTGCTGGgggacactgtgcaggggggatgTGTGATAGAAGGACTTTAAACCACTTAAGTGAGTAATCTTTGGCTTCTTGCTCCCTTTAATTTGAAGTTCTCGACAACAAAGCTCCGAAAACAGAAGACATTGACGAAGAGGATGATGATGTCCCGGGTATGAAATTTTAGTTTTTTTCCTTTTGTATAGTTGTGCaagaatttgaatttgaatttctTGACACACTTTCTCTGCTTTCCTCAGATCTCGTAGAGAACTTTGATGAAGCATCGAAGAATGAGGCAAACTGATTGCAGATGACATCAAAATTTGAGCTGCTCTTCGGAAGATGCTATGTTGCAGTATTTTTAAATTAGATAAGACATATCATTTCAACACTATCCAGCAAATCAGAGACTTTTGTATTCAAAATTGGCGGTCTGCCCAGATGATAATCCTCATCAGCCTGTCTCTTGCACTTAAAAAGATGCTATGGCTTATTGTTTTGGATGAATACCACTACCAATCTTGATCATGATTTGTGTGGTTATGGAAAATTAGTCTTAATTATTTTTGTcaacaaaacaataaataacaTACACCTTTTTTAATATAGTTTTGTGGTTTCTGTAGCTGCAGATTTGGTATCAACACAGTAGCACATAAGTGATAGGACTGCATATCACCTGTAAGGGTACAGATGAGCGAGTTTTATTTTAAACCAAAAAAGTTGAAATGTTAAAATTATAGATGGAGGATATTGCATACTAACTAAAATGGTAAATTAATGGTAAAACTGGCAAGACTATTTTAATTTCACATTACCAACGCTTGAAGAAACTCAGTAATGTAGTTACTGTATATGTATTGACTTTCTtgaattaaataattaaagATGTCATTCGGGCAGTGTGGTTCTGTATTTGATTTGCGTTCCTGCACTGCTTTGGCGAGCCCTCACAAAACGTTTTATGGTATTTGGACGCCGCTGAGTCACCTTCCAGTAGGACATAATTCAAAGTATAGTCCTGAGTAGTTTGAGAGTGCAGTCTCCGCACATATGCACCGTGAAGCCGTTCAGCCGACCTCTGAAATCAGCGAGGTGAGGTGCAATTCAGTACTTCTCAATTAAATTAACATTTATTTAGGTCGGTAGTCTGCTCGGTCATATGTTATTGACGGTAATGCTAATAAAGCCGTTAGAAAGCATGGTGAGTGTCGCTCCTGCAGGAACCGTAATTCTGTGGGATTACCACGGCTCGGTTCAGGGGTACCGGGCAGGCGACTGTCGCATTGCTGCAGTCGCTGTGCGTCGTCGTACTCGCGGATACAGTTTGCCTGCGGTGAAATTGTGTTTCATTCTTTTGGCCCGTTTAAAGTAATTACGTCGGAGGACATTTTTTTGCCAGTTTAAAGTAATGTAAATCGGAAGACGTTTTGCCGCGGAATAAAACTACAAATGGTTGACACGCAGCTCTAGCCGGTGAGGACATTTCGAATAGTAGCTGTCGGGTAAAGACGTACCGAGAACATCTGAACATGGACTGAACACCGTCTCGAAATGGCACGTACGTGTGTGTAGACTTCGGGTTCCGAGCAACCCGACATGCGGATGGGCTCGTCGCCGTAGAACTGCTGACAGACCGGTGAAGGGGGCTGTGCGAGGTGACGGGGGTAAATACGTTGGGGGGCTACCTGCTTTATTCACGATACAAAAGCGGTTCTGTGAGGCCGTGTAATGATTAACCAGGTATCCTTCGGACCTAAGCGTTAAAACATTCAATAATTGTAGGGAGTGAGTGGGCTATTACATTTATGATGATTTCAGCTTCAGAAGAAGGTAATAACGGCGCCAGGCTAACTCAGCATGTTTTGAAAGGCAAGGGGGGTAAAGCACTACTGAAGAATCCTTTACATCAACGCAAATCTGCGTGAAAATGTCTACGTGCGCTCGGAGTACATTGTTTCTGGTAAAGTTTTGCAGAGTATGTCTAAATGAGGCTTTCTCCCCATATTCTCACTTACTGTCTTCACCTTCACAGGCAGAAGAACAGCTATGAGACATCCACCTGGCTCAAGGGGAGCGGCTTCTTACTCACTGTTGGAAATCACTGTGTCCTCAGACCATGACTGACTCTGCTGATTGGGGGCCCAAACCCAAAGCTCTGCGTGACGTAATGCAGAGCTAAAGCATGTTGAGTGGCTTCCCAAAGCCTGCGTGAGTCCTGCGGAGAGAATGAGGCAGGCGGTGAGCGCTACTCTCTCAGTATGGGGGGAAAGGCGCTTCGGTTACTCTACTCTGAACGATTCCAGGGAGGCACTGCTTGACGAGGGCTGGCTCATGCCGGGGCTGAAGGAGAACTCCGTCATAGAGGAGAAGGAGGTGGCAGACAGTGAGCAGGAGCAGCACGACACCGCGGTGGCACGTTCCCCACCCACACCCGAGGACGCCCGGCGTGTGCCACAGACACGGGGCGAAGGGGCCCAGCCGGAGGCCGCCACGCGGTCCTCTCCGCGCACACCCGAGTCACCTTCAGCCCGTGGCGTTCATTCAACAAACGGGCCTGGCCCTGAGGGCGGAGCCTCAGACAGGAGACGGGTCTCTCTGGGTGCTCCACCCATGCAGTGCTGCAGCTCCTTGGGCTCAACAGCCCCACTGTGGGTGCCTGATTCCCACGCTCCAGCGTGTATGAAGTGTGGCTCCCGGTTCTCCTTCACCAGGAGGCGGCACCATTGCAGAGCCTGTGGGAAGGTAAGGCATCGCAAAAAAGCCATGCACGAAAGGGCAACTAATTCAATAGTCATATGTAGGAATGACCTGTGGTGGGTTAGTGTCCAGAGGTTGGTTATCGTACGCCCCCAGCAGGGTCTGTTACATTGTGCATGTATGTTTTGTGCAATCTGCAGGTGTTCTGCGTGGTGTGCTGTGACCTGAGGTTCAGGTTAAGTCACCTGGGTGGAAAAgagggtcgtgtgtgtgtcacctgccACTCTACTCTGATGAACAGTGGGTATTTGATGGAACGCTATTACCTTCGCCATCATGCGGATGTAAACACGGGTTGGTTGTTCCTGACGGTGTCTTGCCTTGTGATCTTTACACGCTCTTCTGTCATTTCTCCtcttgtgcatctgtgtgtttcCCATTTCAAAGGGACCCTTCgcaaagaacaaaagaaagtaTGGTTTGCAGACAGTGTTCTACCCAGAAATGAGGTTTCAAGTACTAACACTTCTCCAACCCACGGAGATTCatcccagacacacactcctacagcaGCTCACGTAGAGTCAACCCACCTGTCTGTGAGCTTTTCTTTTGTTATActttttgtataattttgaaTGCAGGAGATTCTATATCCACCATCAGTATTGTTCCCTAAGCTATTTTGTCATTAAATATCACAGCGAGCTGGTAAGAGTTGAAATGTTCTAGTTAACATGGCTGATATGTAGGCCTCTCTTCGCTTTACTGCAGGAGAAGATAAACTCTCCTTGCTTGGAAAGAGAGGAAGTGGTGAGCAGCCCCAAACGAAACGCAGCCAAGCCCCTGCCACACCACGGTCTTCCCCCCATCCTCACCTCTACAGGGGTTAAAGGAGGTATAAACATGTCCTCTACAACCTGGATGTTTCGCTTCAGTCGTTGCAGTCCAGGTTTTTCAAGAACGTCCTCAGTGTTCTCAGATTTCTGCACGCCGAGTGTCACGGAGGGCTGAGATCTGATGACGATGCATTGGTGTTGCGTAGATTACACCGTGGAGGAGAAACGGACGGAGTCCTCGCTGCTGGAGGAGCTGGAGCAGGGCCTGACGGAGCCGCTGGTGTTCGTCCTCAACGCCAACCTTCTGGCAATGGTGAAGATTGTCAGCTGTATGTTTACCGCTGCCTCCCTCTGATATTCCGGGACTGAATGCAGTGGTTAGAGCATGTGGAATGGAAAGAGAAGACTCGGGTggtgtgttgtgatgtgggtgtagtctgtgtgaacgtgtgggttattattgctttttaaatataattgtgTTCTGTGCACATGCATGAAGGTGTTGTGTTTACCGGATGCCatcaggaggtgtgtgtgtgtgtgtgtgtgtgtgtgtgtgtgtacgtactcCTGCAGATATGAATcggaggtgctggtgtgtgatGTCTAAGGGCATGCATGCTGTGGGTCAGCCAGAGGTGGTCGTGCTGCTGCAGTGCTTGCCTGAAGAGAAAAGGTTCCCCacagacatcttcagccacttCATCCAAATCTACTGGGATGCACAGACAGGTTAGACTGCACAAAGGTCCTGCCTTGACCGGAAGGGCCGATTCTGCCGTTCGGGAGCTAAATTTTTTCGGTGTCTTCTCTCGGCTGCTGCTCTCAGCAGGAAAGCTGTTGAACCACCTCAGCCACTCGTCAGCGGGGCGCGGTTTCCTGGGCGGCAGCGAGCACGCCGGTTTCCTCTACGTGCGGCCCACGTTCCAGTCGCTGGATGGGCTCCCCCTCCCACCGCAGCCCTTTCTGTTCGGCCTGCTGATCCTCCGGGCCGAGCTGCCGTGGGCCCGCGCTTTCCCCCTGCGACTTCTGCTGCGCCTGGGTGCCGAGTACCGATGTAAGAGCCCCAGTGTAGGCCCGTGTTTCTAAACCCAGAACCGTAGTCCTGACCCCAgcttccaaaaaaaaaagctgtgttATGTGAAGCCTACATTTCATTGCTTGGTACTGAGCAATGACCATAAATGGTACCAAAaatgtctcctctctcctgcagtCTATCCCTGTCCGCTGTTCAGCGTGCGCTTCAGAGAGCCTCTCTTTGGCCAGATCCGCAACAGCATCATGAGACTGCTGGTGGTGAGGCCGCCATGTTTGTCTCTGCCTCGTTCCGTCTGCGTTATCTCACAGTGCCTGCACCTCTTGGTTGGATGATGACAACATGATTTTCTGTTCCGGCTTGATTCTCAGGATTTCCGTTATTACCGTTACACGTTGCCGGTGGTGACTGGGATGATGGTGGATTTGGAAGCGAGGAGCACGTACATTAAGATCCCCAAGACCCGCCACGCTGAGGTAACAGGAAACGTTACCCCTCTGATACATTCCTCATTAATGCCATCCAATACCTTCAGAACAGTAAGATGTGGTTACAGATAATAAAGGCCTGTCCCAGAATGCACCTCATACTGCAGCACCAGTGGAGTTTCCGGTGAAGTCCATCCTCCTTTCGTTCCCATAGCTCCTGAAGGCCCTCAACAGGTCGATTGAGAGGGTGCTTGCTATGGCCGCCTGCTTTAACGAGCGTGCAGACTCGCACCTGATCTGTGTACAGACTGCAGACGGAGAATACCAGACACAGGCAATCAGCATTCACAGCCAGCCACGGAGAGGTgacgacacacacactcaccatccTGTGTTGTTGCTGTGTGATATGCCTATATCTAAATATACACTTCTGATAATCAAAAGGAGATACTTATTCCTCTTTAATgccatttttttaaagcatgttCCTCATAcctgaatgtgtgtgaatgtccCTCAGGTTGACGGAGCTTTTCTCACCATTTTGTTCTCACGAACTGTTAAATGCACTACCCCACTGTCTAATGCTCCAGACTTATTAAAGAACAAGAGCACACAGAGATAAAACACATACCGGCAGCCTGGGGAGCATTTTACACATGCTTACTCACGACTAACCCAAGTAGTATTACCTTCACTTACCCCACAGAGTGCGGGAGAAAGCTACAGGTTAGAATTTAATGTGCTCAGGAGTAGTATTCATTAAgtctccaccagggggtgcTAAAGGATGTTTTAAAATGCCCTTTAAAAAATCGgacttttaaattaaaatgaatGTATCTTCTTTTTTTAGTCACCGGCTCCTGCTTTTTCGTGTTTAGTGGATCTCTGAAAGCATCTTCGGGATATCTGGCCAAGTCCAGCATTGTTGAAGGTGCCCTATTAAATTCTTTGTTTGAGTATTTTATTGTTATGGCGTGTCTGTAATATGTTAAATGATCTAGGCAAACAGGTATGTGTATTGCTGAGGTTTGCATTGAATAGCCGAGAGGGAGTGGGTGGGAAGCAGCGTTTCGAAAGGCGTGTAAGGAGGAATATGGAAAACCAGAAGCTGGTGTACTTTTCAAGTCTAAAGCAAATGGACAGTGAACAGTGTTGGTGATGGTTTTGGTTAAGCCCTCCAGCACAATGGATATCCAAACACTACAAGATTATGATTTTGAAATGTCAGTACTAATTTGTGGGAATTTACTACTACATCGGAATCACATCTCACTTGATTTCCCTCTTAGTAGAAGCATAATGAATTGGGCAGTTGGCTAAGCAGCTCTCATTAGAACATTAATGATAATAATTAAAGAGCATACATGGCATTTGTATGTCTTGCTGTGTGGTCACTCAACATGAGGAGTCTTGTATTGGACATGATGTGGCAGTTCTAGTTAAATGAGCCATTAGGAGGCCAAACATTCTGGTACACAGGATAACCTTCTGGTTTACAGAAGACCAAAATAGTGAATTTCCAAAGAATAGATGTTGATATTGAACATACTGAGGACATTGTCCAGAATATGCAGCAAATATGTCTCTAAAGATTACACTACCCTAACCCAGAAGATGTACTTAAAAAAACAGTTAAATTAGAACTGGAGGGTGGTTACAGCTTGGTTTAACAAGGTCCTTATGTGTAGATGATTCTTTTACATAAGAGTGATCCAGGAGCAGTGCATGGAGCGGAGGTTCGTTAGCTAAAGACCTGACGCAGTAGCAGGGCTGGGTGGCAGGTGTCTGCTGCGGCTTCTAGAACTTTCTGACTTTCAGGGCTGCAAACCACAACACAACCCGCTGAGATGAACAGAAATGGAAAGTGACTGATTTCCAGGCCTGGCAGAGTCCCAACAGGAGGGAAGATAGCCAGCCAGCGTCTGGTGATATCTGTGGGACTGCAGGGCTTTTGTTTACAATAAAGGTTCATTTGCACCGAATGCTTATGGTCCCCTGAAATGAGGACACCAAATACAATACAGAGGGAAATACCTTTGAAATCCACTCTGCACTTGTTGTCAGTGTACTGGTGTACAGAGCAAACATGACCAAAATATCTCTCCAATAATGTAAATGCTGAgctgtgtatttgtgcatgcTGTGGTCTTGGGAATATACTTGTTCTTTTCAGATGGTTTAATGGTGCAAATAACCATGGAAACCATGATGGATCTACGGCGAGCTCTCCGGGACATGACAGACTTCACCCTCACGTGTGGGAAACTCcaccaggcagacagacaggagtaTGTGCATATTCGGTGGCAGGACGAAGAGCCCTGCTTCAATAAGGGGTGAGACACCTCACCAAGACCTGAGCTTGTGGGGTTTTAAAACTCATTAATAATTAAATGATTTGTGTCAATGCAGAGGTCGATGAACTACAGGTGTTTCCATGTGCCGTGATGTCATTTTATTTCTTTGGGATGCCTCCATCTGTCTGTACTCTCATTGGATTTAGCATAATCAGCCCCATTGATGGGAAATCTATGGAATCGATTACTTGTGTCAAGACATACCAGCGGTTAGAGTATCGAGCCAATGGCAAGGTCATCCGTTGGACAGAGGTAGGGActtacacaggtacacacacacatgcaaagaaaCTAACGGTACCTACAAGTTGTTATCTGTAGTTCTGTAGTAAATAAACTGTCATTGACCCTTTGGGACTCCACAGGTGTTCTTCCTTCAGAGAGAGAAGCCGTCCAACGCTCCCAGCCGAGATCCCAACCAGAAGCGTCTGACTGAACGGCTGGCACGGGCATTTTGCTTGACCCTGTGCCAGTCTCTGGGCCTGCTCAAGGAGGACGGCATGTCCAAACTAGGCCTGCGGGTCACGCTGGACGGACAGAAGGTGAGTGCGCACGGGAGAACACCGACGCATAAACGCGTCGAGAGCGCGGGCGGTCAGAAAAACGGCTTCACTGGGCCGAGACGGACCGTTTCAGGCTCGGTGACGTCACGCAGCCCCTTTGAGCTGCTTGTTCTGTTCGGTTTCAGACGGAGTTCCTGGCAGGCAGCAACGGGCAGAGACTGCCGGAGCACTACCAGGACAGCCTGAAGAAGGCCTTAATGGCCGTCGTGCAGGGCACCTCCCAGCACCACGAGCACACGTCTCTGCAGCTGGAGCTCATCTTCTACATCCTGGAGGACATATCATAGAGAACGGCGCTGGAGACTCCAGCCATACTACCGTCCGCCCACACATCCGCAGCTGGAGGACACGGAGGGGACGCACTGCGCTACAGGGGACGAGGTCCCCCGCATTCAACCCCAACGCCCGTCTCTTTCGTAAATCTGTAGCAGATTTACACCGGCAGCCTTCATGTAGTGTTATATTATCTCCACAACGGTCTCCAGCCCTTCTACAGATCTTCAAGATCTAGGTAGAGGGTTATGCTGATGGACTTGTTCTAGACTGAACCGCGCTGTTGACATCTGTGACATCCACTTTCCACCAGCAGTAATAGCTCCGCAGAAACATAGCGTTATCTATACTTCATGTTTTAGGATGCCATACGCAGTCTTTGACATGGACTAGATGTGTACGCCATTGGCTTTGGcattaaaattaaaatgcatGTTACACACCACACGCTGAGAAACAGATGACGATCAAAGGAACCAGAAAACAATGAATGCTGAATGAATGTCTTAAGTAGCATGACTTAAAACTGGAGGGATTTCGGCATTTTGGCATTCAGTCTTTTGAGGTCAGAGCTCATAGTGTAGTTCTTGTGGAGTGTATTAGTCTCAGATGCTGGACTGGTGATATACGGATACTCTCCTTGTGTGTCACTATACAAACACAATTCACCTCTGTAGCTGTTCAAACACCAGGCTTGGTGGGTGTGGCATGACCTTTACCCTACATTCCCATgcactacaaaaaaaaaagaggaaacaaaaattatgatttttttttccaactTCAACGATACAGACTATATCTCTCTTTCTGAATGCACCCACTGAATTGACCTTCAGGTCCTTattaccctcacacacacacacagtgtaggaTGCTGATGTGCCAGCTGCACATTATAATCTCGGTGGGCCTTTTCATTCGCAGGAGAAAGGAGGTCTTGTATACATCCTCCATGCTCTGCATAACTGAGATTACAGGaggacactcacacacttactgaCACAATGGCAGAGTGCTTCTCTGATTCAGACTAACAGTTCAGTGT from Brachyhypopomus gauderio isolate BG-103 chromosome 12, BGAUD_0.2, whole genome shotgun sequence includes the following:
- the btf3l4 gene encoding transcription factor BTF3 homolog 4; this encodes MNQEKLAKLQAQVRIGGKGTARRKKKVVHRTATADDKKLQSSLKKLAVNNIAGIEEVNMIKDDGTVIHFNNPKVQASLSANTFAITGHAETKQLTEMLPGILSQLGADSLTSLRKLAEQFPRQVLDNKAPKTEDIDEEDDDVPDLVENFDEASKNEAN
- the zfyve9b gene encoding zinc finger FYVE domain-containing protein 9 isoform X2; the encoded protein is MRQAVSATLSVWGERRFGYSTLNDSREALLDEGWLMPGLKENSVIEEKEVADSEQEQHDTAVARSPPTPEDARRVPQTRGEGAQPEAATRSSPRTPESPSARGVHSTNGPGPEGGASDRRRVSLGAPPMQCCSSLGSTAPLWVPDSHAPACMKCGSRFSFTRRRHHCRACGKVFCVVCCDLRFRLSHLGGKEGRVCVTCHSTLMNSGYLMERYYLRHHADVNTGTLRKEQKKVWFADSVLPRNEVSSTNTSPTHGDSSQTHTPTAAHVESTHLSEKINSPCLEREEVVSSPKRNAAKPLPHHGLPPILTSTGVKGDYTVEEKRTESSLLEELEQGLTEPLVFVLNANLLAMVKIVSYMNRRCWCVMSKGMHAVGQPEVVVLLQCLPEEKRFPTDIFSHFIQIYWDAQTGKLLNHLSHSSAGRGFLGGSEHAGFLYVRPTFQSLDGLPLPPQPFLFGLLILRAELPWARAFPLRLLLRLGAEYRFYPCPLFSVRFREPLFGQIRNSIMRLLVDFRYYRYTLPVVTGMMVDLEARSTYIKIPKTRHAELLKALNRSIERVLAMAACFNERADSHLICVQTADGEYQTQAISIHSQPRRVTGSCFFVFSGSLKASSGYLAKSSIVEDGLMVQITMETMMDLRRALRDMTDFTLTCGKLHQADRQEYVHIRWQDEEPCFNKGIISPIDGKSMESITCVKTYQRLEYRANGKVIRWTEVFFLQREKPSNAPSRDPNQKRLTERLARAFCLTLCQSLGLLKEDGMSKLGLRVTLDGQKTEFLAGSNGQRLPEHYQDSLKKALMAVVQGTSQHHEHTSLQLELIFYILEDIS
- the zfyve9b gene encoding zinc finger FYVE domain-containing protein 9 isoform X3; translated protein: MRQAVSATLSVWGERRFGYSTLNDSREALLDEGWLMPGLKENSVIEEKEVADSEQEQHDTAVARSPPTPEDARRVPQTRGEGAQPEAATRSSPRTPESPSARGVHSTNGPGPEGGASDRRRVSLGAPPMQCCSSLGSTAPLWVPDSHAPACMKCGSRFSFTRRRHHCRACGKVFCVVCCDLRFRLSHLGGKEGRVCVTCHSTLMNRTLRKEQKKVWFADSVLPRNEVSSTNTSPTHGDSSQTHTPTAAHVESTHLSEKINSPCLEREEVVSSPKRNAAKPLPHHGLPPILTSTGVKGDYTVEEKRTESSLLEELEQGLTEPLVFVLNANLLAMVKIVSYMNRRCWCVMSKGMHAVGQPEVVVLLQCLPEEKRFPTDIFSHFIQIYWDAQTAGKLLNHLSHSSAGRGFLGGSEHAGFLYVRPTFQSLDGLPLPPQPFLFGLLILRAELPWARAFPLRLLLRLGAEYRFYPCPLFSVRFREPLFGQIRNSIMRLLVDFRYYRYTLPVVTGMMVDLEARSTYIKIPKTRHAELLKALNRSIERVLAMAACFNERADSHLICVQTADGEYQTQAISIHSQPRRVTGSCFFVFSGSLKASSGYLAKSSIVEDGLMVQITMETMMDLRRALRDMTDFTLTCGKLHQADRQEYVHIRWQDEEPCFNKGIISPIDGKSMESITCVKTYQRLEYRANGKVIRWTEVFFLQREKPSNAPSRDPNQKRLTERLARAFCLTLCQSLGLLKEDGMSKLGLRVTLDGQKTEFLAGSNGQRLPEHYQDSLKKALMAVVQGTSQHHEHTSLQLELIFYILEDIS
- the zfyve9b gene encoding zinc finger FYVE domain-containing protein 9 isoform X1 codes for the protein MRQAVSATLSVWGERRFGYSTLNDSREALLDEGWLMPGLKENSVIEEKEVADSEQEQHDTAVARSPPTPEDARRVPQTRGEGAQPEAATRSSPRTPESPSARGVHSTNGPGPEGGASDRRRVSLGAPPMQCCSSLGSTAPLWVPDSHAPACMKCGSRFSFTRRRHHCRACGKVFCVVCCDLRFRLSHLGGKEGRVCVTCHSTLMNSGYLMERYYLRHHADVNTGTLRKEQKKVWFADSVLPRNEVSSTNTSPTHGDSSQTHTPTAAHVESTHLSEKINSPCLEREEVVSSPKRNAAKPLPHHGLPPILTSTGVKGDYTVEEKRTESSLLEELEQGLTEPLVFVLNANLLAMVKIVSYMNRRCWCVMSKGMHAVGQPEVVVLLQCLPEEKRFPTDIFSHFIQIYWDAQTAGKLLNHLSHSSAGRGFLGGSEHAGFLYVRPTFQSLDGLPLPPQPFLFGLLILRAELPWARAFPLRLLLRLGAEYRFYPCPLFSVRFREPLFGQIRNSIMRLLVDFRYYRYTLPVVTGMMVDLEARSTYIKIPKTRHAELLKALNRSIERVLAMAACFNERADSHLICVQTADGEYQTQAISIHSQPRRVTGSCFFVFSGSLKASSGYLAKSSIVEDGLMVQITMETMMDLRRALRDMTDFTLTCGKLHQADRQEYVHIRWQDEEPCFNKGIISPIDGKSMESITCVKTYQRLEYRANGKVIRWTEVFFLQREKPSNAPSRDPNQKRLTERLARAFCLTLCQSLGLLKEDGMSKLGLRVTLDGQKTEFLAGSNGQRLPEHYQDSLKKALMAVVQGTSQHHEHTSLQLELIFYILEDIS